A portion of the Tachysurus fulvidraco isolate hzauxx_2018 chromosome 8, HZAU_PFXX_2.0, whole genome shotgun sequence genome contains these proteins:
- the dhrs7cb gene encoding dehydrogenase/reductase (SDR family) member 7Cb, with the protein MAVPFVMVLPLLVVVFSGIYYLYNEVIHFMSKSIVRNKVMVITDAVSAMGSECARLLHEGGAQLVLCGPNWDKLESLQDSLCSGSDPSRTFPPKLVLLDFSDIDSMEDVITEISECYGYVDVLICNGSMKVKAPVQNVSLEMDKIIMDVNYFGPITLVKGILPLMIARRTGHFVIVNNIQARLAVPFRTSYAASKHAVQAFFDCLRAEVEEYGISVTTINHTFINGTTQEATPSQSQPTNALWAYILSKLTTHGVSPKALGSEIVRVVNRRSREVLLAHPIPWAALYIRLIVPSFFFSVVAAGVKDSAMNQQLK; encoded by the exons ATGGCTGTCCCATTTGTGATGGTGTTGCccctgttggtggtggtgttctcTGGAATCTACTACCTTTACAATGAGGTCATCCACTTCATGTCCAAATCCATAGTGCGGAACAAAGTGATGGTGATTACAGATGCTGTATCTGCGATGGGAAGTG AGTGTGCCAGGCTGCTGCATGAAGGTGGTGCACAGTTGGTGTTGTGTGGACCCAACTGGGATAAGTTGGAGTCTCTCCAGGACTCGCTGTGCAGTGGCTCGGACCCCAGTAGA ACCTTTCCACCCAAGTTGGTGTTGCTGGATTTCAGTGATATAGACAGCATGGAGGATGTGATTACAGAGATCAGCGAGTGCTATGGCTACGTGGATGTGCTGATCTGTAATGGCAGCATGAAGGTCAAAGCCCCAGTACAGAACGTTTCACTGGAGATGGACAAAATCATCATGGATGTCAACTACTTTGGGCCCATCACTTTGGTAAAGG GTATTCTGCCGTTAATGATTGCCAGGAGAACGGGTCATTTCGTAATTGTCAACAATATCCAAGCGAGACTTGCTGTCCCATTTCGCACCTCCT ACGCCGCCTCCAAGCATGCAGTGCAGGCCTTCTTTGACTGTCTGAGAGCAGAAGTGGAGGAGTACGGCATTTCTGTCACTACAATCAACCACACGTTCATCAACGGTACAACCCAGGAAGCCACCCCCTCCCAGTCTCAGCCCACCAATGCCCTGTGGGCAT ACATTTTAAGCAAGCTAACCACTCATGGTGTGAGCCCTAAAGCCCTGGGTAGTGAGATTGTGCGAGTGGTGAACCGGAGGAGTAGAGAGGTGCTCCTAGCTCACCCCATCCCCTGGGCTGCTCTCTACATCCGCTTGATCGTGCCCAGCTTCTTCTTTTCTGTGGTCGCAGCAGGGGTGAAGGACTCAGCTATGAATCAGCAGCTGAAATAG
- the hs3st3l gene encoding heparan sulfate (glucosamine) 3-O-sulfotransferase 3-like encodes MASSRGPPPDPGRLAHKLVGMLWFGVVCAFLLYCMRCCESELTESFSLSGNDAPLGTVRDGESNGTVSVDGVGVDGKRRRRKRSAGDGAVVDGTIKEKEWRGARRLPHALIIGVKKGGTRALLEFLRLHPDIRALGAEPHFFDRHYARGLTWYRSMMPKALDGQIVMEKTPRYFVTAETPARVHAMSRDVKLIVVVRDPVTRAISDYTQIASKTPGISSFESLAFKNRSSGQVNSLWSPLYIGLYAQHLEHWLAYFPLSQIHFVHGERLVSDPAFELGRVQDFLGLERIITDKHFYFNKTKGFPCLKKAEGSAEPHCLGKTKGRTHVRVEPEVVHNLRDFYQPHNLRFYQMTGMDFGWK; translated from the exons ATGGCAAGTTCTCGCGGACCTCCGCCGGATCCTGGGAGACTCGCGCACAAACTTGTAGGCATGCTGTGGTTTGGTGTGGTGTGCGCTTTCCTCCTGTACTGTATGCGATGCTGCGAATCCGAACTGACAGAAAGTTTCAGCCTAAGTGGCAACGATGCGCCACTGGGAACGGTACGCGACGGTGAAAGCAACGGAACGGTTAGTGTTGATGGTGTCGGTGTAGacgggaagaggaggaggaggaagaggagcgcGGGAGACGGCGCGGTTGTGGACGGCACGATTAAGGAGAAAGAGTGGAGGGGCGCGCGCAGGCTTCCGCATGCGCTCATCATCGGCGTGAAGAAAGGCGGCACACGCGCGCTGCTCGAGTTCCTGAGGCTTCACCCGGACATCCGCGCGCTCGGAGCAGAGCCGCACTTCTTCGACAGGCATTACGCACGTGGCCTCACCTGgtacag GAGCATGATGCCCAAGGCGCTGGATGGCCAGATTGTGATGGAGAAAACGCCACGTTACTTCGTTACAGCAGAGACACCGGCTCGTGTCCATGCCATGTCAAGAGACGTGAAGTTGATCGTGGTGGTGCGTGACCCCGTGACCCGTGCCATCTCCGATTACACTCAGATCGCCTCCAAGACACCAGGCATCTCCAGCTTCGAAAGCCTGGCTTTTAAGAACAGATCGTCAGGTCAGGTGAACTCACTGTGGAGCCCACTGTACATAGGCTTGTACGCTCAGCATCTGGAGCACTGGCTCGCTTATTTCCCACTTTCTCAAATCCACTTTGTCCACGGTGAGCGTCTCGTTAGTGACCCGGCTTTTGAGCTGGGCCGCGTGCAGGACTTCCTGGGCCTGGAGCGCATTATCACGGACAAGCATTTCTACTTCAACAAGACCAAGGGCTTCCCATGTCTGAAGAAGGCAGAGGGCAGCGCTGAGCCACACTGCTTGGGCAAAACCAAAGGCAGGACACATGTGCGTGTTGAACCTGAGGTCGTTCACAACCTCAGGGATTTCTACCAACCGCACAACCTGAGGTTCTACCAAATGACTGGAATGGACTTCGGGTGGaagtga